A window of the Chroogloeocystis siderophila 5.2 s.c.1 genome harbors these coding sequences:
- a CDS encoding MATE family efflux transporter, with product MQPSIRTEFREFLRLAIPLASAQVAQSATGFADTIIMGRLGQETLAAGGLAAITFTALLNTAGGVVIGVSPFVAEAYGAGCKARVQQVARQGLWLSLILAIPVMLFLANIDTLMRQFGQQATTVALAKTYIDIMLWGLFPALAFATLRSVVSGLSHARPVMVIVIGGTLFNIAGNYVLGFGKLGFPTLGLRGLAWASIVSLWGMFLSLVIYILRHKELKSYRLFKNLHQLKLPIFRELVFVGAPIGVSAALETGLFTVVTYLMGALGTEVLAAHQIVLQTIIVIFMVPLGMSFATTIRVGQWSGQQNYAAVRQAGYVGITSGVVFMTIMAIALLVFPQQVIGLYIDVRAAENASVLKLVMPMLIIAAVAQILDSVQKTASGALYGLKDTRVPMLISFCTFWVVGLTSGYLLGFHFGLGGTGLWLGQSIGVAIAAGVFVWRFYKLN from the coding sequence ATGCAACCATCAATTCGTACTGAATTTAGAGAGTTTCTCCGACTGGCAATTCCCTTAGCCAGCGCCCAAGTTGCCCAATCTGCAACAGGTTTTGCAGATACTATCATTATGGGTAGGTTGGGGCAAGAGACCTTAGCAGCAGGAGGATTGGCTGCAATCACCTTCACCGCACTCCTAAACACTGCTGGTGGAGTTGTCATCGGAGTTAGTCCTTTCGTGGCTGAGGCTTACGGTGCAGGCTGCAAAGCACGAGTTCAACAAGTTGCGCGTCAAGGGTTATGGCTTTCACTGATACTTGCAATTCCTGTGATGCTCTTCTTAGCAAACATCGATACGCTCATGCGTCAGTTTGGACAACAAGCAACAACTGTAGCGTTAGCCAAGACATATATAGACATCATGCTTTGGGGCTTATTCCCTGCTTTAGCGTTTGCAACGTTACGCAGTGTTGTCTCTGGGCTTTCTCACGCACGTCCAGTCATGGTGATTGTTATTGGCGGTACGCTGTTTAATATTGCAGGTAACTATGTCCTAGGGTTTGGTAAATTGGGGTTTCCAACACTAGGGCTGCGAGGGCTGGCTTGGGCAAGTATTGTGTCCCTTTGGGGAATGTTTTTATCGCTTGTCATCTACATACTTCGACACAAAGAACTAAAATCTTACCGCCTGTTTAAGAATTTACATCAGTTAAAATTGCCAATCTTTCGAGAATTAGTATTCGTTGGTGCGCCAATCGGGGTATCTGCTGCTTTAGAAACCGGACTATTTACAGTTGTCACTTATCTGATGGGAGCATTAGGAACAGAGGTACTTGCCGCGCATCAAATTGTTTTGCAGACAATTATCGTGATTTTCATGGTACCACTGGGAATGTCCTTTGCCACAACAATCCGCGTCGGGCAGTGGAGTGGACAGCAAAATTACGCGGCTGTACGTCAGGCGGGTTATGTGGGGATAACGAGTGGAGTTGTCTTTATGACAATTATGGCGATCGCCCTGCTGGTATTTCCTCAACAAGTCATTGGGCTATATATCGATGTCCGCGCTGCGGAAAATGCCTCAGTATTAAAGCTAGTCATGCCAATGCTTATCATTGCGGCTGTTGCACAAATCTTAGACAGCGTACAAAAAACTGCATCCGGCGCACTCTATGGACTCAAAGATACTCGCGTACCAATGTTAATCAGCTTTTGCACGTTCTGGGTCGTTGGCTTAACGAGTGGCTACTTGCTCGGATTTCACTTTGGTTTAGGTGGTACTGGTTTATGGTTAGGACAATCGATTGGTGTGGCGATCGCCGCCGGAGTTTTCGTATGGCGCTTTTATAAACTAAATTAA
- a CDS encoding heme-dependent oxidative N-demethylase family protein, with protein MKPLYLPFADGQWRMAMGLKPLQLQHWIEIDEDFADELNYKDKLLKERHSEVFGSLPESEAAQQEVLQLLLEHLLQYFPDYYQQQDNCVVNKITGQVWHLNDFAANPLDLAGRLVQEDLCLMQLKHEYVLTAGSVCFPARWRLSEKLGRPLVQIHDPVPGYAQKLEQSVNKYFHHLKPECPGYRLNWGIVDSPELCLTQRHSTEAFGTDITADNAGEKLWLRVERQTLRRLPVSDGILFTIRTYVYSLQKLASDPAIASQLATVVQQIPPEVQIYKNIFPIQTALLAYLQRVRA; from the coding sequence GTGAAACCTCTTTATTTACCCTTTGCGGATGGACAATGGCGGATGGCAATGGGGCTAAAGCCTTTACAGTTGCAACACTGGATTGAGATTGATGAGGATTTTGCTGACGAATTGAATTACAAAGACAAACTACTCAAAGAGCGTCATTCAGAAGTTTTCGGTAGTCTGCCAGAAAGTGAAGCAGCACAACAAGAAGTCTTGCAATTACTGTTAGAGCATTTGTTGCAGTACTTTCCAGATTATTATCAACAGCAAGATAACTGCGTAGTTAATAAGATTACCGGACAAGTTTGGCATCTGAATGATTTTGCGGCAAATCCGCTTGATTTAGCAGGGCGTTTAGTGCAAGAAGATTTATGTTTAATGCAACTTAAACATGAATACGTACTGACTGCAGGTTCAGTATGTTTTCCGGCGCGGTGGCGCTTGTCGGAAAAGTTAGGGCGTCCTTTGGTGCAAATTCACGATCCGGTTCCAGGTTACGCCCAGAAGCTAGAGCAATCTGTAAATAAGTATTTTCATCACTTGAAACCGGAATGTCCTGGGTATCGCCTAAATTGGGGTATTGTTGATTCTCCAGAATTGTGTCTGACTCAACGCCATAGCACTGAAGCCTTTGGTACAGACATTACTGCTGACAATGCTGGGGAGAAACTTTGGTTAAGAGTCGAGCGTCAAACACTGCGACGCTTACCTGTAAGTGATGGTATCTTATTTACAATTCGTACTTACGTGTATTCTTTGCAGAAACTCGCAAGCGATCCGGCGATCGCATCTCAACTAGCAACAGTTGTTCAGCAAATTCCCCCCGAAGTGCAGATCTATAAAAATATTTTTCCTATTCAGACAGCACTTTTAGCCTATTTACAGCGAGTTAGAGCTTGA
- a CDS encoding haloacid dehalogenase type II, which translates to MINFNDYQALTFDCYGTLIDWESGILDAMKPILAAHDVKVDDREVINYYAEVEPTIQQVGYLKYREVLQKGVQKFGDRFGFTPTATEIESLPESLQNWQPFPDTVEALQFLKQKYKLVIISNIDDDLFAATAKHLKVEFDEIITAEQAKSYKPSLNNFKLAFSRIGIPQEQILHVAASLYHDIIPARSLGLTTVWVNRNAETSSNLPNLEVPDLRSLVSLIDI; encoded by the coding sequence ATGATTAATTTTAATGATTATCAAGCTTTAACTTTTGATTGCTACGGTACTTTAATCGATTGGGAAAGTGGTATTTTAGACGCAATGAAGCCTATTTTAGCGGCTCATGATGTTAAGGTTGATGACCGTGAAGTTATTAATTATTATGCTGAAGTTGAGCCAACAATTCAGCAAGTAGGTTATCTTAAATATCGAGAAGTTTTGCAAAAAGGTGTACAAAAGTTTGGCGATCGCTTTGGTTTTACACCAACGGCAACTGAAATAGAATCGCTTCCAGAATCGCTCCAAAATTGGCAACCTTTTCCTGACACAGTAGAGGCACTTCAGTTTCTTAAACAGAAGTATAAGTTAGTTATTATTTCTAACATAGATGACGATCTCTTTGCAGCGACTGCAAAGCATTTAAAAGTTGAATTTGATGAGATTATTACAGCTGAACAAGCAAAAAGCTACAAACCATCATTAAATAACTTCAAGCTGGCGTTTTCGAGAATCGGCATACCGCAAGAGCAAATATTACACGTTGCTGCAAGTCTATATCACGATATCATTCCAGCGCGATCGCTCGGATTAACAACCGTATGGGTAAATCGCAACGCCGAAACTAGCAGTAATTTACCAAATTTAGAAGTACCAGACTTGCGATCGCTTGTGTCCTTAATTGATATTTAG
- a CDS encoding ATP-binding protein, which yields MNSLTLEVLHGELGYLGTFAQQTMVEAFIPHGHCYLWKPELVGLHIVSDSLIALAYYSIPLTLIYFVRQRKDLPFNWIFLLFGAFIVACGTTHLMEIWTLWHPNYWLSGTLKLVTAVVSVYTAVLLVPLVPQALALPSPAQLEAANLELRNQITERERAEEQIRTLNMELEQRVSDRTAQLEAANKLKDELLVREQEARASAEAANRTKDEFLSMLSHELRTPLNAMLGWSQLLRSQKLNEATRSRALEAIERNARGQANLIEDLLDISRIITGKLRLHVRPIELIPVIEAAIDTVRPAADAKQVRIQSVLDPLAGPVSGDSDRLQQVVWNLLSNAIKFTPKGGRVQVRLERVNSHIEIIVSDTGQGITPDFLPYIFERFRQADSTHTRSHGGLGLGLAIVRHLVELHGGNVQAQSPGEGQGSTFIVQLPLTVVLNTNESERVHPTVGGEVSFDHAPTLSGLTILVVDDEIDARELLSTVLQECGAVVSAVASVADAIAAIEQFQPDILVTDIGMPGEDGYSLIRRIRAREAKHGGRIPAVALTAYARVEDRTRALAAGFQMHIAKPVNPTELVAVIANLAGWTGKALLTE from the coding sequence ATGAATAGTTTGACATTAGAAGTTTTGCACGGTGAGCTAGGCTATCTGGGCACATTTGCTCAGCAGACTATGGTTGAGGCGTTTATTCCTCACGGACACTGCTATCTTTGGAAGCCAGAATTAGTAGGGCTACATATCGTCTCAGACTCGCTCATTGCGCTTGCTTACTACTCAATTCCCCTGACGCTAATTTACTTTGTGCGACAGCGGAAAGATTTGCCCTTTAACTGGATCTTTCTTTTATTTGGTGCTTTTATTGTGGCATGCGGTACAACTCACTTAATGGAAATCTGGACGCTATGGCATCCTAATTACTGGTTATCAGGAACACTTAAACTCGTAACAGCAGTTGTTTCAGTTTATACTGCTGTACTGCTTGTGCCACTAGTACCACAGGCTTTAGCCTTGCCAAGTCCAGCCCAGCTTGAGGCGGCTAACTTAGAGTTACGCAATCAAATTACTGAACGCGAACGGGCGGAAGAACAGATTCGGACTTTAAATATGGAACTCGAACAACGAGTGAGCGATCGCACTGCTCAGTTAGAAGCTGCTAACAAGTTGAAAGATGAGTTACTCGTACGCGAACAAGAAGCCCGCGCTAGTGCGGAAGCAGCAAATCGCACCAAAGATGAGTTTCTGTCGATGCTTTCGCATGAATTGCGTACCCCACTCAATGCCATGTTAGGATGGTCGCAACTTCTTCGCAGCCAGAAGTTAAACGAAGCAACGCGATCGCGGGCGCTGGAAGCGATCGAGCGTAACGCTAGAGGTCAAGCAAATTTGATTGAAGATCTGCTGGATATTTCGCGGATCATTACTGGGAAACTGCGCTTGCACGTTCGTCCGATTGAGCTGATTCCAGTGATTGAGGCAGCAATTGATACCGTGCGTCCTGCGGCTGATGCCAAGCAAGTGCGGATTCAAAGTGTGCTCGATCCATTGGCGGGTCCAGTTTCAGGAGATTCGGATCGCTTACAGCAGGTAGTTTGGAATTTATTATCGAATGCCATTAAGTTTACGCCAAAGGGCGGGCGAGTGCAAGTGCGTCTAGAGCGGGTTAACTCGCACATTGAAATTATTGTCAGCGATACAGGACAGGGTATTACTCCTGACTTTTTACCGTATATTTTTGAGCGCTTTCGTCAGGCTGATAGTACGCATACGCGATCGCATGGTGGCTTGGGTTTGGGATTAGCAATTGTCCGTCACTTAGTAGAATTGCATGGCGGAAATGTGCAAGCACAAAGCCCAGGAGAAGGACAGGGGTCAACTTTTATCGTTCAGTTACCACTTACAGTCGTGTTAAACACTAATGAATCAGAACGCGTACATCCGACTGTGGGCGGCGAAGTTTCGTTTGATCACGCTCCAACACTCAGCGGTTTAACAATTTTAGTCGTTGATGATGAGATAGATGCCCGCGAGTTACTTTCAACAGTACTCCAGGAGTGTGGTGCTGTAGTGAGTGCAGTAGCGTCGGTTGCAGATGCGATCGCCGCGATTGAACAGTTTCAACCAGATATTTTAGTCACCGATATTGGTATGCCAGGGGAAGATGGTTATAGTCTGATTCGCCGCATTAGAGCAAGGGAAGCAAAACATGGCGGAAGAATTCCTGCTGTCGCTTTGACAGCCTACGCCAGAGTCGAAGATCGCACCCGCGCTCTAGCAGCAGGATTCCAAATGCATATTGCCAAACCTGTCAATCCTACCGAGTTAGTTGCTGTGATTGCCAACCTTGCAGGATGGACAGGAAAAGCTCTGCTAACTGAATAA
- a CDS encoding substrate-binding periplasmic protein, with protein MNLKTVKPGYLTIAASNFDARPMTYLEGETRLGYEPDVARAVCAKLGFEPVWFNVPWVDFYPTLAAKQCDVVWFNQAITEERRTRANFTQPYGVFDEAVLVQTKRNIYSAADLVGLRVGGLATSTNLQLAESFGDVEIVPFPGNDHVLPEMLEALRRGDIDALVDDELVLIAAAKIDPNLRIAFTVPTQIPFGIAVHQDNLDLLRSLDDALTALIQEGKLAELWHCSIPEKEFPIQLLSRYQCTNGDRDESYRKST; from the coding sequence ATGAATTTAAAAACAGTCAAGCCTGGCTATTTAACTATTGCTGCGAGTAACTTTGATGCTCGTCCAATGACTTACCTTGAAGGAGAAACACGTTTAGGATACGAGCCAGACGTTGCACGGGCAGTATGTGCAAAACTTGGGTTTGAACCAGTGTGGTTTAATGTACCGTGGGTCGATTTTTATCCAACTTTAGCAGCAAAACAGTGTGATGTTGTTTGGTTCAATCAAGCAATTACCGAAGAACGCCGCACCCGTGCCAATTTTACGCAGCCCTATGGTGTATTTGATGAAGCCGTACTGGTTCAAACAAAAAGAAATATCTACTCTGCTGCTGATTTAGTAGGATTGCGTGTAGGAGGATTGGCGACAAGTACCAATTTGCAACTAGCCGAAAGTTTTGGTGATGTCGAGATTGTACCTTTTCCTGGTAATGATCATGTGTTACCCGAAATGCTAGAAGCGTTACGTAGGGGTGATATTGATGCACTGGTGGATGATGAATTAGTGTTAATTGCAGCTGCAAAGATAGATCCAAACTTGCGAATTGCGTTTACTGTACCAACACAAATTCCATTTGGTATAGCAGTACATCAAGATAATTTAGACTTGTTGCGATCGCTCGATGATGCGCTTACAGCATTGATTCAAGAAGGTAAACTCGCTGAACTTTGGCATTGCTCGATTCCCGAAAAAGAATTTCCCATACAATTATTGAGTAGATACCAATGCACTAACGGCGATCGCGATGAATCGTACCGCAAATCAACTTAG
- a CDS encoding helix-turn-helix transcriptional regulator, which produces MSRHLERLLQIDHLLRSSCGQTSISLAQALEVSDRTIRDDLAFLRDRYHAPLEYRKKTGWHYTNLAWRLPSISLSKGELFALTLGARMLEAYAGSAYEQELRSSIERLSERLPEQTWIDLQQLADERIIFRAGAQMVNLNPQIWQQLLEACRTSKRVWIRYYAATRLEESERVIDPYLLHIYRATNPYVIGFCHKRQEIRWFRIDRIQELRLLDETFERKSNFDPKTYLQKIFQHEVGGNPVSVAIWFDASAAPFIRERRWHITQEIEEHPDGSLTLHLTTSGLNDLKRWVLGYGKGAVVKAPTELVELVKAEVEGMRRNYHFLTTKEGVNL; this is translated from the coding sequence ATGTCGCGTCATCTAGAAAGGCTGTTACAGATCGATCACCTATTGCGCTCAAGTTGCGGTCAAACTAGCATCAGCTTGGCTCAGGCTCTAGAAGTAAGCGATCGCACGATTCGAGACGATCTAGCATTTTTGCGCGATCGCTATCATGCACCCTTAGAGTATCGCAAAAAAACAGGTTGGCATTATACAAATCTGGCATGGCGACTACCGAGTATTTCTTTGAGTAAAGGAGAACTGTTTGCGCTGACATTAGGAGCAAGAATGCTAGAAGCTTATGCAGGTTCGGCGTATGAACAGGAATTGAGATCGTCAATTGAACGCTTATCCGAGCGATTACCAGAGCAAACTTGGATTGACTTACAGCAGCTAGCCGACGAACGAATTATCTTTCGTGCGGGGGCGCAAATGGTCAATCTCAATCCCCAGATTTGGCAGCAACTATTAGAAGCTTGTCGCACGTCAAAGCGAGTGTGGATTCGCTATTATGCAGCGACTCGACTTGAAGAATCCGAGCGAGTCATCGATCCTTATCTACTTCACATTTACCGCGCTACTAACCCTTATGTGATTGGTTTTTGTCACAAACGCCAAGAAATTCGCTGGTTTCGCATTGATCGGATTCAGGAATTGCGGCTACTCGATGAAACCTTTGAGCGCAAGTCTAATTTCGATCCTAAAACTTATTTGCAGAAGATTTTTCAGCATGAGGTTGGGGGAAATCCAGTCTCTGTAGCTATTTGGTTTGACGCATCAGCGGCTCCTTTTATTCGCGAACGTCGCTGGCACATTACTCAAGAAATTGAGGAACACCCCGATGGATCATTAACTTTGCATTTGACAACTTCAGGATTAAATGACCTGAAACGTTGGGTGTTGGGTTATGGCAAGGGTGCAGTAGTGAAAGCGCCAACTGAGTTGGTGGAATTGGTGAAAGCAGAGGTTGAGGGGATGAGGAGAAATTATCACTTTTTAACCACTAAAGAAGGAGTAAACTTGTGA
- the cas6 gene encoding type I-MYXAN CRISPR-associated protein Cas6/Cmx6, producing MNFVEVQFSLRGQTLPADHGYALYSALKHLCQQNQDCLLGNDLPSEVLLCSIPGIPDHSGIIYLNKASRFRLRCPTQQAQHWYRLLQNQVLDIRGHLIRLIQPRITLPQSSKVLKARLVTFRLEQWNSQDAPFYFLESCQKALTRMEVNAQAFIDSNFEGDLALRALKIREKNVLGYGVIIDGLNATDSLKVQFLGLGGRKHFGCGWFYPAQEETHAA from the coding sequence GTGAATTTTGTGGAAGTTCAATTTTCCTTACGAGGGCAAACCTTACCTGCGGATCATGGCTACGCTCTTTACTCGGCATTGAAACATCTGTGCCAACAGAATCAAGATTGTTTGTTAGGTAACGATTTACCTTCAGAAGTTTTGCTCTGTAGCATACCAGGCATTCCAGATCACAGTGGAATCATTTATTTAAATAAAGCTTCTCGGTTTCGATTGCGATGTCCGACTCAACAAGCACAACATTGGTATCGCTTGCTGCAAAATCAAGTTTTAGATATTCGCGGACATCTCATTCGACTGATTCAGCCCCGCATAACCTTACCTCAAAGCAGCAAAGTGCTCAAAGCTAGATTGGTGACGTTTCGTTTAGAACAATGGAATAGTCAAGACGCACCGTTTTATTTTCTGGAATCTTGTCAGAAAGCCCTTACCAGAATGGAGGTCAATGCCCAAGCATTTATTGATAGCAATTTTGAGGGAGATTTAGCTTTACGGGCGCTCAAGATCAGAGAGAAAAATGTTTTGGGTTACGGCGTGATTATTGATGGATTAAACGCAACTGATTCGCTGAAAGTTCAATTTTTAGGTTTAGGAGGACGCAAACACTTTGGCTGTGGTTGGTTTTATCCCGCTCAGGAGGAAACGCATGCAGCCTAA
- a CDS encoding GNAT family N-acetyltransferase — translation MSEALSAILQYGFETIGIQYVIAEVMLENIASKKLLQKLGFHQGKWIQYGFWEGQYHDLEQFVAV, via the coding sequence ATGAGTGAAGCTTTAAGTGCCATTCTGCAATATGGATTTGAAACCATAGGAATACAGTATGTTATTGCAGAGGTCATGTTAGAGAATATAGCTTCTAAAAAATTGTTGCAAAAATTAGGCTTCCATCAGGGTAAATGGATACAATATGGCTTTTGGGAAGGGCAATATCATGACTTAGAGCAGTTTGTAGCTGTATGA
- a CDS encoding Uma2 family endonuclease, with product MNRTANQLSLQEFLDLPDSNDHYELVEGQLRPKMSPKYKHSTLQLRLSIALNQWCEQQKYGRVRPEWGVILQRQQKDWVPVPDLIYVSYERLPQAWNEDEPCPVVPELVIEIISPGQTFGEMTEKATDYLLAGVDQVWVVDTKAQSVTIFERDSLPQTIRSNGSISNSLLPGFVLNVSDLFDIV from the coding sequence ATGAATCGTACCGCAAATCAACTTAGCCTCCAAGAGTTTCTGGATTTGCCAGACAGCAACGACCACTATGAGTTGGTGGAGGGACAGCTTAGACCTAAAATGTCGCCCAAATATAAACATTCGACATTACAACTGCGGTTGTCAATAGCGTTAAACCAATGGTGCGAGCAACAAAAGTACGGTAGAGTTCGTCCCGAATGGGGTGTAATTTTACAACGACAACAAAAAGATTGGGTTCCTGTCCCTGATCTGATTTATGTGTCCTACGAACGGCTACCTCAAGCGTGGAATGAAGATGAACCTTGTCCTGTTGTACCAGAGTTAGTTATCGAAATTATTTCTCCTGGTCAAACCTTTGGGGAAATGACCGAGAAAGCAACCGATTATCTACTTGCTGGTGTAGATCAAGTTTGGGTGGTAGATACCAAAGCGCAATCAGTTACAATTTTCGAGCGTGATTCTTTACCGCAGACGATTCGGAGTAATGGTTCAATTAGTAATTCTCTACTACCAGGTTTTGTCTTAAATGTTTCTGATTTGTTTGATATAGTTTGA
- the tnpB gene encoding IS200/IS605 family element RNA-guided endonuclease TnpB, with protein MYRSLELDKYCIVSAMGNKAYKFRLYPNKEQSAFLAKCFGCSRFVYNHFLRLTIDVYAESKKSLRYKEWAKLLTGLKSEFEWLKEVNSQALQQTLKDLESAFVRFFKKLGGFPNFKKKSNRQSFRVPQHFSIDTRGFLKLPKMTPIKMVIHREILGTPKNVTISKTPSGKYYASIVTEQDLPHAPLNGDKIGLDLGLKEFAITSKGEKFENPRYFQKSLRRLKIRQRRLTRKASCSNNRNKVRLVVAKIHEKVANQRQDYQHKISLKLVSENQRISAESLNIKGMVNNRKLAKQINDVSWGNFLTMLEYKGDIYGCEVHYVDRFFPSSKRCSNCGYIKQDLTLAIREWECPECKSFWDRDINAALNLMLFSESKIPLEEGKSTPDQLVARLGMNRDTGSGQEATGSATLHLWYFTYS; from the coding sequence GTGTACCGTTCACTTGAATTGGATAAGTATTGTATAGTAAGCGCTATGGGAAATAAAGCTTACAAATTTCGATTGTATCCAAATAAAGAGCAATCCGCATTTTTGGCAAAATGTTTTGGTTGCTCTAGATTTGTGTATAACCATTTTTTAAGGTTGACAATAGATGTATACGCCGAGTCTAAAAAATCTCTGCGTTACAAAGAATGGGCGAAGCTTTTAACAGGTTTAAAGTCAGAATTTGAATGGCTTAAAGAAGTTAATTCTCAGGCATTGCAACAGACTCTTAAGGATTTAGAGTCAGCATTTGTGAGATTTTTTAAAAAGTTAGGAGGATTCCCAAACTTCAAAAAGAAAAGTAATCGACAATCTTTCAGAGTACCACAACACTTTTCGATAGATACTCGTGGGTTTCTGAAACTCCCTAAAATGACACCTATCAAAATGGTCATTCATAGGGAAATACTAGGAACACCAAAAAATGTCACCATATCTAAGACACCATCTGGTAAATATTACGCATCAATAGTAACTGAGCAAGACCTTCCTCATGCACCTTTGAATGGTGACAAGATTGGTTTGGATTTAGGACTCAAGGAGTTTGCAATTACGTCAAAGGGCGAGAAGTTTGAAAACCCTAGATATTTTCAGAAGTCTTTACGCCGACTCAAAATCAGACAAAGGAGGCTAACCAGAAAAGCTTCATGTTCTAACAACCGGAACAAAGTTAGATTGGTTGTAGCTAAAATTCACGAAAAAGTGGCTAATCAACGGCAAGATTACCAACACAAAATTAGTTTGAAACTGGTATCCGAGAACCAAAGAATATCAGCAGAAAGTCTCAACATCAAAGGGATGGTAAACAACCGTAAATTAGCCAAACAGATAAATGATGTATCGTGGGGCAATTTCCTCACTATGTTGGAATATAAAGGGGATATCTACGGTTGTGAAGTTCACTATGTAGATAGATTTTTCCCTAGTTCTAAGAGATGTTCCAACTGCGGGTACATCAAGCAAGACTTAACACTTGCTATTCGTGAGTGGGAGTGTCCAGAATGCAAAAGTTTTTGGGACAGAGACATTAATGCTGCCCTGAATCTGATGCTGTTCTCTGAGTCAAAAATACCCTTGGAAGAAGGGAAATCTACGCCTGATCAGCTAGTTGCAAGACTAGGGATGAATCGGGATACTGGTTCAGGACAGGAAGCCACAGGTTCCGCTACGCTGCACCTGTGGTACTTCACCTACAGTTAG
- a CDS encoding GntR family transcriptional regulator yields the protein MLNIDMKRRSQLTIVHRSLEVQAADAIRKEILSGILPPGSRLLEIELSERLNLSRGTIRSALQQLTYEGLVEQFPYRGCAVSGLSSRDAWELYTLRNALEGLAAKLLAESITPTKTKILNTKLQQLVKAAKLGKWQQLANTDFALHKTIIELSEHQRLQQQYKIVEQQIRLYIVSCNAIHPDLNEIRLQHESLVDAICSGNAEVAEQIAQEHNGDGQALIAHLKALEQKND from the coding sequence TTGCTGAATATCGATATGAAGAGGCGATCGCAACTTACAATTGTTCATCGCAGTCTTGAAGTACAAGCTGCGGATGCGATTCGTAAAGAAATTCTCAGTGGTATCCTTCCGCCAGGTTCGCGGTTGTTAGAAATTGAGTTATCTGAACGATTAAATTTAAGTCGCGGTACAATTCGCTCTGCATTACAACAGTTAACATACGAAGGTTTAGTTGAGCAATTTCCGTATCGTGGTTGTGCAGTTTCAGGACTAAGTTCGCGCGATGCTTGGGAACTCTACACACTACGCAATGCCTTAGAAGGCTTAGCTGCAAAACTGCTTGCAGAGTCAATTACGCCTACTAAGACTAAGATTTTGAATACTAAACTACAGCAATTAGTCAAGGCTGCAAAACTAGGCAAATGGCAACAATTAGCAAACACAGACTTTGCATTACATAAAACTATTATCGAACTTTCAGAACACCAACGCTTGCAGCAACAATACAAAATTGTTGAACAGCAAATTAGATTGTATATCGTATCTTGCAATGCGATTCATCCAGATTTAAATGAAATTCGATTGCAACACGAAAGTTTAGTTGATGCCATTTGTTCAGGTAATGCTGAAGTTGCAGAACAAATTGCTCAAGAACACAATGGTGATGGTCAAGCATTAATAGCACATTTAAAAGCCTTGGAACAGAAAAATGATTAA